The Oscillospiraceae bacterium genome window below encodes:
- the aroC gene encoding chorismate synthase produces MSSCWGQNIRISIFGQSHSETVGVVIDGLPAGFRVDQAALCAFMARRAPGQSALSTSRSEADTPEFVSGLVDGVTCGAPICILIRNHNTRPADYAEFKDAPRPGHADYTAEVKFRGFQDNSGGGHFSGRLTAPLCAAGGICLQILVERGIFIGAHIQSIAGISDKKFDPVTVSKSDFDKLIQTPLIVNDPKAGEAMEQVILDAKKAGDSVGGIIECAVVGLSAGLGDPMFDGMENRISSIVFGIPAVRGIEFGNGFESASLRGSENNDPFMIDDEQIRTKTNNHGGILGGITTGMPLVFRAAIKPTPSIAIPQQTVSLSAHTEKELQIKGRHDPCIVPRAVPVIEAAAALAVFDALMNIH; encoded by the coding sequence ATGAGTTCCTGCTGGGGTCAAAATATCCGCATTTCGATCTTCGGCCAGTCGCATTCGGAGACCGTCGGCGTGGTCATCGACGGGCTGCCCGCCGGATTTCGCGTCGACCAAGCGGCGCTCTGTGCTTTTATGGCCCGCCGCGCGCCCGGTCAAAGCGCGCTCTCGACCTCCCGCTCGGAGGCCGACACCCCGGAATTCGTGTCGGGTTTAGTCGACGGCGTGACCTGCGGCGCTCCGATTTGCATTCTGATCCGTAATCATAACACCCGCCCCGCCGATTATGCCGAATTCAAAGACGCGCCCCGCCCCGGCCACGCCGATTATACCGCCGAGGTCAAATTCCGCGGTTTTCAGGATAATTCGGGCGGCGGCCATTTTTCCGGTCGGCTCACCGCGCCGCTCTGTGCCGCAGGGGGCATTTGTTTGCAAATTTTAGTCGAACGCGGGATTTTTATCGGCGCGCACATTCAGAGCATCGCGGGAATATCCGACAAAAAGTTTGATCCTGTGACCGTTTCGAAGTCCGATTTTGATAAGCTTATCCAAACCCCATTGATCGTGAACGACCCCAAAGCCGGAGAAGCCATGGAGCAGGTGATTCTGGACGCGAAAAAAGCCGGAGACTCGGTCGGCGGCATCATCGAATGCGCCGTCGTCGGGCTGTCCGCAGGCCTCGGGGACCCGATGTTCGACGGCATGGAAAACCGCATCTCCTCCATCGTGTTCGGCATTCCCGCCGTCAGGGGCATCGAGTTCGGAAACGGCTTTGAGAGCGCTTCTTTGCGCGGCAGTGAAAATAATGACCCGTTCATGATCGATGACGAACAGATCCGCACTAAAACCAACAACCACGGCGGGATTTTGGGCGGGATCACCACGGGCATGCCGCTCGTTTTCCGCGCGGCGATCAAACCGACCCCCTCCATCGCGATCCCACAGCAAACCGTCAGTTTATCGGCGCATACCGAAAAAGAACTGCAAATAAAAGGCCGCCACGACCCCTGCATCGTCCCGCGCGCCGTTCCTGTGATCGAAGCTGCCGCCGCACTGGCCGTTTTCGACGCTCTTATGAATATACATTGA
- the aroA gene encoding 3-phosphoshikimate 1-carboxyvinyltransferase encodes MNMTITPALLSGTVAAIPSKSHLHRLLICAALSDTEIRLPCSMLSQDIEATVRCLNALGAKVEYINDELLIRPIKSSAKKVTLDCGESGSLYRFLVPLVGALRKTATFQLSAKLPQRPMDALWNTLETHGIMITGKGTANPIVSGTLTPGRYEIPGDVSSQFISGLLFALPLLSGDSEIIVTGQTQSVGYIQMTLDALTAFSIKVTPTATGYFVQGNQHYHAVNAPVPEGDWSNSAFWLCASAANAAGACSGEITVTGLNLNSGQGDKAVCDILRQFGAAVTQTENAVTVRKGNLRGITIDAADVPDLVPALAVVAAAATGTTVIQNISRLRLKESDRVATVCGLINALGGNAAADENTMTITGSGILTGGTYDAYQDHRIVMAAAIASTICKNPVTVTNAQNVDKSYPEFFNDFSRLNGICRERS; translated from the coding sequence ATGAACATGACGATTACACCCGCGCTTTTAAGCGGTACCGTCGCGGCCATCCCCTCCAAATCTCATCTGCACCGACTGTTGATCTGCGCGGCGTTAAGTGACACCGAAATCCGCCTGCCCTGCTCCATGCTCTCGCAGGACATCGAAGCCACCGTCCGCTGTCTCAATGCCCTCGGCGCAAAAGTGGAGTATATCAATGATGAGTTATTAATCCGGCCCATTAAATCATCCGCCAAAAAGGTCACGCTCGACTGCGGCGAAAGCGGCTCTTTATACCGTTTTCTCGTTCCGCTTGTCGGCGCGCTCCGCAAAACTGCGACTTTTCAGCTCTCGGCAAAACTGCCGCAGCGCCCGATGGACGCGCTTTGGAACACCCTCGAAACCCACGGCATAATGATCACGGGCAAGGGCACGGCGAACCCCATTGTCTCGGGAACCCTCACCCCCGGCAGATACGAAATCCCCGGCGACGTCTCCTCCCAGTTCATCAGCGGTTTGCTGTTCGCTCTGCCGTTATTATCCGGCGACAGTGAGATCATCGTCACCGGACAGACCCAATCGGTCGGCTATATTCAAATGACCCTCGACGCGTTGACCGCGTTTTCAATCAAAGTCACCCCGACCGCAACCGGTTATTTCGTCCAAGGCAATCAGCATTATCACGCCGTTAACGCCCCCGTCCCCGAGGGCGATTGGTCGAATTCCGCGTTTTGGCTTTGTGCATCGGCGGCAAACGCCGCCGGGGCATGTTCCGGCGAAATCACCGTCACGGGGCTAAACCTCAATTCTGGTCAGGGCGACAAAGCCGTTTGTGACATCCTGCGGCAGTTCGGCGCAGCCGTCACCCAAACCGAAAACGCCGTCACCGTCCGCAAAGGCAATCTGCGCGGCATCACCATCGACGCCGCCGACGTTCCCGATCTCGTACCCGCGCTCGCCGTCGTCGCTGCGGCTGCAACCGGCACGACCGTGATTCAAAACATCAGCCGCCTGCGACTCAAAGAGAGCGACCGCGTCGCAACGGTCTGCGGCCTGATCAACGCCCTCGGCGGCAACGCCGCAGCCGACGAAAACACCATGACCATCACCGGAAGCGGCATACTCACCGGCGGCACCTACGACGCATATCAAGACCACCGCATCGTGATGGCGGCAGCCATCGCTTCGACGATTTGCAAAAACCCGGTCACCGTCACCAACGCCCAAAATGTCGATAAGTCCTACCCGGAATTTTTCAACGATTTTTCTAGATTAAACGGAATCTGTAGGGAACGGTCTTGA